From a single Salinirussus salinus genomic region:
- a CDS encoding oligosaccharide flippase family protein has product MRIGQTSIVNFLSEIATTALGFFATLYVARALGSQGDDVLGVYFVIVAVVIWLRVVGNLGLQTAVKKRLSEGVEQEKYLVAGVLLQGVLFLVLAVVLLAAEPLLSGYLRGVPVVVVVGLLFATGAFKFVAAALDGLDLVHVSSVLTPLERTVRSLIQIGAIFLGFALTGLFAGYAAGAVVAALAGTLYVSPSVSLPSREHLVDLLSYARYAWLTSLSGRAFASMDTLVLGLFVADGLIGVYEVSWNLASVLAVFGASIARSMFPAISELSSEARRDEVAGLVTDSIRFAGLLLVPGLVGAAILQGEVLRIYGPEFTKGGVVLVVLVAARLVYVYLQQFVNALNAINRPDLAFRVQGVFFASNLGLNVLLVALYGWVGAAVATATSALVGLAAGYTAIRSVLAVEMPTAELARQAGAAALMGGVVLAGKAALPRTLPVALGLVALGAAVYGLVIVGISPALRGVIRDNLPRVG; this is encoded by the coding sequence ATGAGGATCGGACAGACTTCCATCGTCAACTTTCTCTCCGAGATCGCCACCACGGCGCTCGGGTTCTTTGCGACGCTGTACGTCGCCCGCGCGCTCGGCTCGCAGGGTGACGACGTACTCGGCGTCTATTTCGTCATCGTAGCTGTGGTTATCTGGCTTCGGGTGGTCGGCAATCTCGGACTCCAGACGGCGGTCAAAAAGCGGCTCAGCGAGGGTGTCGAGCAGGAGAAGTATCTGGTCGCCGGAGTCCTCCTGCAGGGAGTCCTCTTTCTCGTCCTCGCGGTTGTCCTGCTCGCCGCGGAGCCGCTACTCTCGGGATATCTCCGCGGCGTGCCGGTGGTCGTCGTCGTCGGCCTGCTGTTCGCGACCGGGGCGTTCAAGTTCGTCGCCGCAGCCCTCGACGGACTCGACCTGGTTCACGTCTCCTCCGTCCTGACGCCACTCGAACGCACCGTTCGAAGCCTGATCCAGATCGGCGCGATCTTCCTCGGATTCGCGCTGACCGGATTGTTCGCCGGCTACGCGGCCGGAGCAGTCGTGGCCGCACTCGCGGGCACGCTGTACGTCTCCCCGTCAGTCAGCCTCCCGTCCCGGGAACACCTGGTCGACCTTCTCTCCTACGCGCGCTACGCCTGGCTGACGTCGCTCAGCGGGCGGGCCTTCGCGTCGATGGACACGCTCGTTCTCGGGCTGTTCGTCGCCGACGGCCTGATCGGCGTCTACGAGGTGAGCTGGAACCTCGCATCAGTGCTTGCCGTCTTCGGAGCATCGATCGCACGGTCGATGTTTCCCGCGATCAGCGAGCTGTCGAGCGAGGCGCGCCGGGACGAAGTGGCGGGGCTCGTCACCGACTCGATACGCTTTGCCGGGCTGTTGCTCGTGCCGGGACTGGTCGGGGCTGCCATCCTCCAGGGGGAGGTACTGCGCATCTACGGCCCGGAGTTCACCAAAGGAGGAGTGGTACTCGTCGTCCTCGTCGCGGCCCGGCTGGTGTACGTCTACCTGCAACAGTTCGTGAACGCGCTGAACGCCATCAACCGACCGGACCTTGCATTCCGCGTCCAAGGCGTATTCTTCGCGTCCAACCTCGGACTGAACGTCCTGCTCGTGGCACTGTACGGCTGGGTCGGCGCCGCCGTGGCCACTGCTACGTCCGCCCTCGTCGGCCTGGCGGCTGGTTACACCGCAATCAGGTCGGTCCTCGCGGTCGAGATGCCGACCGCCGAGCTGGCCCGACAGGCGGGCGCAGCGGCCCTGATGGGGGGAGTCGTGCTCGCCGGAAAGGCGGCGCTTCCGCGGACGCTCCCGGTCGCGCTCGGACTCGTCGCCCTCGGCGCAGCCGTCTACGGGCTCGTCATCGTCGGGATTTCTCCAGCACTGCGTGGCGTCATCCGCGACAATCTTCCACGCGTCGGGTAG
- a CDS encoding glycosyltransferase: MVQTVRDQWDYDAIVGTTRAGALAGSTLRYHLDCPLVVDHVDPIAQFVTTHSRLSAIPVRRLENIAFRLSSHTLYVYEEERERVCRRTECTKTTLGVDYDRFATPDPDILSDVREALSEYDLADNVAVYVGGLEPLYNIEPLLASVDHLSDWSLLVLGTGSLHDSVRKRAENDPSVVFPGTVPHETVPGYLHQADVGLSLVDDPYTLKVLEYGAAGLPPVVLSGRARSRFGGLVTYSDADPRAIADNISRAAERTDGAALQQYVSQFDWGSVADDYEQVLREVVD, encoded by the coding sequence GTGGTCCAGACTGTCCGAGATCAGTGGGACTACGACGCAATCGTCGGGACAACCCGTGCCGGTGCGCTCGCTGGAAGCACTCTTCGCTACCACCTTGACTGTCCGCTCGTTGTCGACCACGTTGACCCGATCGCACAGTTCGTCACAACCCACTCGCGTTTATCGGCCATCCCCGTCCGCCGTCTCGAAAACATTGCCTTCCGGCTGAGTTCACATACACTGTATGTCTACGAAGAAGAACGAGAGCGGGTGTGCCGACGAACCGAGTGTACGAAGACCACACTCGGTGTCGATTACGACCGGTTCGCAACCCCCGACCCAGATATCCTCTCCGACGTACGGGAGGCCCTCTCGGAGTACGACTTGGCCGACAACGTTGCGGTCTACGTGGGTGGCTTGGAACCGCTCTACAACATCGAACCGCTGCTGGCGAGCGTCGACCACCTTTCGGACTGGTCACTTCTCGTCCTCGGCACCGGCTCACTCCACGATTCGGTGAGGAAGCGCGCGGAGAACGACCCGTCGGTTGTGTTCCCCGGTACGGTGCCACACGAGACTGTCCCTGGCTATCTCCATCAAGCAGATGTCGGGCTCTCACTCGTTGATGACCCGTATACGCTGAAAGTACTCGAATACGGTGCAGCAGGACTGCCACCGGTGGTTCTCTCTGGCCGAGCACGAAGCCGGTTCGGTGGCCTCGTTACATACTCCGACGCCGATCCGCGAGCCATCGCGGATAACATCTCACGGGCGGCCGAACGGACCGACGGCGCCGCGCTCCAGCAGTACGTCTCCCAGTTCGACTGGGGAAGCGTCGCCGACGATTACGAGCAGGTGCTGCGCGAGGTGGTTGACTGA
- a CDS encoding sulfatase: MKDVLLVTVDSLRADHVGCYGYDRDTTPALDSRADDSAVYTNAFAHACSTRPSFPTILTSSYPLMYGGYERLSESRTLISEVFSDAGYRTAGFHSNAYLNPEFGYGRGFDHVFDSMTDPGTFARLRQWVKNHLDDEGIVYQTLASAFDTAERHAGANIGSAYVDADEITDRAITWLRQDTDQPTFLWVHYMDVHHPYLPPAEHQKAFRDEPISERRAIQLRRKFIERPEEVTDSELSDIIDLYDAEIRFTDSQVSRLLEAADKELDDYVFAFTSDHGEEFREHGRFSHHATFYDEVLHVPLILHDGDNTGQYHNMAGLLDVAPSLVGAADLEIPDRFFGYDLQRHHEGTWPRESVLGDWSPDGQGDGECRYSYRDHEWKFIRRETKDGNHEELYRLTQDPQEVSNVAADNQAVVTEFREKIEAHADDIDETNEELQEVEMDEEVRQQLRDLGYQE, translated from the coding sequence ATGAAAGATGTCCTCCTGGTCACTGTGGATTCCCTTCGAGCTGACCACGTGGGCTGTTATGGATACGACCGGGATACGACCCCGGCTCTCGATTCTCGCGCCGACGACTCGGCGGTATACACCAACGCATTCGCACACGCCTGTTCTACCCGTCCGTCGTTCCCGACCATTCTCACCTCGTCGTACCCGCTCATGTACGGCGGTTACGAGCGTCTCTCCGAGAGCCGCACACTCATCTCGGAGGTGTTCTCCGATGCCGGCTATCGGACGGCTGGCTTCCACTCGAATGCCTATCTCAACCCGGAGTTCGGATACGGACGTGGATTCGACCACGTTTTCGACTCGATGACCGACCCCGGGACTTTTGCTCGTCTCCGGCAGTGGGTGAAAAACCACCTTGACGACGAGGGAATCGTGTATCAGACGCTTGCCTCGGCGTTTGACACCGCCGAGAGGCACGCCGGTGCTAACATCGGCTCGGCGTACGTCGATGCCGACGAAATCACCGACAGAGCGATCACATGGCTCCGTCAGGATACTGACCAGCCGACTTTCCTGTGGGTTCACTACATGGACGTTCACCATCCCTACCTCCCCCCAGCAGAACACCAGAAGGCCTTCCGGGACGAGCCGATCAGCGAGCGGCGTGCCATCCAACTCCGCCGGAAGTTCATCGAACGTCCGGAGGAAGTGACCGATTCAGAATTGAGTGATATCATTGACCTGTACGACGCTGAAATCAGATTCACGGACTCACAAGTCTCTCGTTTGCTTGAAGCTGCTGATAAAGAACTCGACGATTACGTGTTCGCATTTACCTCCGACCACGGAGAGGAGTTCCGCGAACACGGCCGGTTCTCACACCACGCGACGTTCTACGACGAAGTCCTCCACGTACCGCTTATTTTGCATGATGGCGATAATACTGGCCAGTATCACAACATGGCCGGTCTGCTTGACGTGGCTCCTTCGCTGGTCGGAGCAGCTGACCTCGAGATCCCGGACCGGTTCTTCGGATACGACCTCCAGCGGCACCACGAAGGGACGTGGCCTCGTGAATCGGTTCTGGGAGATTGGTCACCCGATGGCCAAGGAGATGGCGAATGTCGCTACTCCTACCGAGACCACGAGTGGAAATTCATTCGCCGCGAAACGAAGGACGGTAACCACGAAGAGCTGTATCGTCTCACTCAAGACCCACAGGAGGTCTCGAACGTTGCCGCTGACAATCAAGCAGTAGTTACGGAGTTTCGCGAGAAAATTGAGGCACACGCAGACGACATCGACGAAACGAACGAGGAGCTACAGGAGGTCGAAATGGACGAAGAGGTTCGACAGCAACTGCGGGACCTGGGCTACCAGGAGTAG
- a CDS encoding glycosyltransferase family 2 protein, with product MNTPLVSVVIPSYDRPDRLRDAVETVEAQTYDRIELIVVDDCSPEPVEPRIEELDLGRFKRVQCLRHDENRGAAAARCTGIEAAEGEFIAFLDDDDRWDERKIQAQVDAIREWGEDAGVAYTGMRVVNEHDETMRKHTPELSGDITRTLLCRNVVGSYSRVLVRRNAIEDVGYPDVTFPSWQDLEWWIRLSTEWEFVAVPEPLTIVYQSDEHDQISDDFDTLVEQTYPRFLEKYRPLASEFGRLFEQKMRAWAAFRVGGYNALRLGRFSEARRYLLTAVRRYPLERVFWIYLLVALTGKSGYEGAKKIKRFITH from the coding sequence ATGAACACCCCACTGGTTAGCGTTGTCATCCCAAGCTACGACCGACCGGACCGGTTACGGGATGCAGTCGAGACAGTAGAGGCCCAGACATACGACCGGATCGAACTCATCGTCGTTGACGACTGCTCTCCAGAGCCTGTCGAACCGCGAATTGAGGAGCTTGATCTCGGCCGCTTCAAGCGCGTCCAATGTCTTCGCCACGACGAAAATAGAGGGGCAGCCGCGGCGAGATGTACTGGTATCGAAGCTGCCGAAGGCGAATTCATCGCATTTCTTGACGACGACGACAGATGGGATGAACGGAAGATCCAAGCGCAGGTTGACGCGATTCGTGAGTGGGGTGAGGATGCCGGCGTTGCCTACACTGGAATGCGCGTGGTGAACGAACACGATGAAACCATGCGTAAGCACACCCCGGAGCTTTCCGGTGACATCACACGAACCTTACTGTGCCGAAACGTCGTGGGCTCGTACTCGAGAGTTCTTGTCCGCCGAAATGCGATCGAAGATGTCGGTTATCCCGATGTGACCTTCCCCAGCTGGCAGGACTTAGAGTGGTGGATCCGTCTGTCGACCGAGTGGGAATTCGTGGCAGTCCCTGAACCGTTAACAATTGTTTATCAATCTGACGAACACGACCAGATAAGTGACGACTTCGACACTTTGGTCGAACAAACCTATCCTCGTTTTCTTGAAAAGTATCGCCCACTCGCATCTGAATTCGGTCGGCTGTTCGAACAGAAGATGCGTGCGTGGGCCGCTTTCCGGGTTGGCGGATACAACGCGCTACGTCTCGGACGGTTCTCGGAAGCTCGCCGCTATCTGTTGACTGCTGTTCGGCGATACCCTCTTGAGCGGGTCTTCTGGATATATTTGTTAGTTGCACTCACCGGCAAGTCTGGGTATGAGGGAGCGAAGAAAATCAAACGGTTCATTACCCACTAA
- a CDS encoding sulfatase-like hydrolase/transferase — translation MSKPNILLLILDSVRAKNVGAYGYHRETTPFLSEYATRASLYQQARSPGIHSVASHASLWTGTHVEGHQIVQHEDEIKPNTTIWEELSKEGYETGIFTTNPVVAHASNLSEQFDKRVTDEFVDTERKLFSDAHGPADVAKHEGVIGNLKRCLHDEHPTHAFLNNVHHFVLQQRSGFTESVESSEVVKAFQQWRTNGSGPWAACINLMDAHFPYEPTEEYNQWGGEELVALHQNLDGPPVTEFISGRPWWQLEAFEHLYDGTILQLDSYVEKIISFLKNIDEHDDTLVVITSDHGEGFGEVSRLTNRTKMVTHSWGIHEVLTHVPLVVKYPDQNSSQVISQPASLVAFPKTVRAAVERGTDYDSFVPEGPVITFTTRLRQGDDELFDDSKENADDYYGPWRAVYTQAGKTLYKYIERRGDYTSVCLNQNDEEMEGKKIKKKIEEASSSVREKENVKKKEASDTVPEVEQRLSELGYL, via the coding sequence ATGAGTAAACCAAACATTTTACTTCTGATTTTAGACAGCGTCCGTGCGAAAAATGTCGGGGCATATGGCTATCATCGCGAAACGACCCCATTTTTATCGGAGTATGCGACACGGGCGTCATTATATCAACAGGCACGGTCTCCCGGTATCCACAGCGTCGCCAGCCATGCGAGCCTCTGGACAGGCACCCATGTCGAGGGTCATCAAATTGTGCAGCATGAAGATGAAATAAAACCGAACACCACAATCTGGGAAGAATTATCCAAGGAAGGATACGAAACTGGAATTTTCACCACAAATCCTGTGGTCGCACACGCATCAAATCTCTCTGAACAATTTGACAAGCGTGTAACCGATGAGTTCGTTGATACTGAAAGGAAACTATTCTCGGACGCCCATGGGCCAGCAGATGTCGCCAAACATGAAGGTGTTATTGGGAATCTTAAACGATGTCTACATGACGAGCACCCCACACATGCGTTTCTGAATAACGTTCACCACTTTGTTCTTCAGCAACGGAGCGGGTTCACTGAATCAGTAGAGTCGTCAGAGGTAGTCAAGGCTTTTCAACAATGGAGGACGAACGGTTCGGGGCCTTGGGCAGCATGTATCAATCTAATGGACGCTCATTTCCCATACGAACCCACAGAGGAATATAACCAGTGGGGGGGTGAAGAGTTAGTTGCTCTTCATCAGAATCTAGACGGCCCACCGGTAACTGAATTTATTTCCGGTCGTCCGTGGTGGCAACTTGAGGCGTTTGAGCATCTTTACGATGGTACCATTCTTCAGCTGGATTCATATGTAGAGAAAATCATTTCATTTCTAAAGAATATAGATGAACATGACGACACTCTGGTGGTAATCACGAGCGATCACGGTGAGGGGTTCGGAGAAGTGAGTCGATTGACTAACCGGACGAAAATGGTCACTCATAGCTGGGGTATTCATGAAGTTCTGACTCACGTTCCGCTTGTTGTAAAATATCCAGACCAGAATAGCAGCCAAGTCATTAGTCAGCCCGCCAGCCTTGTTGCCTTTCCCAAGACTGTTCGAGCGGCAGTTGAACGTGGTACCGATTATGATTCGTTCGTTCCAGAAGGCCCCGTTATAACATTTACAACGCGGTTACGACAAGGAGATGATGAGTTATTTGACGATAGCAAAGAAAACGCAGATGATTACTATGGGCCGTGGCGGGCAGTCTACACGCAAGCAGGCAAGACGCTGTACAAGTACATTGAGCGTCGGGGAGACTATACATCAGTTTGTTTAAATCAAAATGATGAAGAAATGGAAGGAAAAAAGATCAAGAAAAAGATAGAGGAAGCGAGTAGTTCGGTAAGAGAAAAGGAAAATGTGAAGAAAAAAGAAGCTTCGGATACCGTTCCGGAAGTTGAACAGAGGCTATCGGAATTGGGATATTTATAA
- a CDS encoding PHP domain-containing protein codes for MILSNGLADLHTHTVASDGTSTVAERVEQARDRDLPVIAITDHDCIADSLTDRVTHHDDVTVITGVEVRADLDGEKVELLGYFVDPDTPALKKVLVRAREYRTERNRTLAARLTELTDHRFDYEQLADSAPGMLGRPHFAQRLIAEGVVDSVGGAFEEYLGAEGKAYVPMERVSHERIIEALHDAGGLVSLAHPGRMNGLDVPAALTPLTEAGLDALEVRYPYGPDPALTVDEAANLADEHGLLHTGGSDCHGPGSGKFRIGDVRLPRAELEALVEAAGVELH; via the coding sequence ATGATTTTGAGTAACGGACTCGCCGACCTCCACACCCACACCGTCGCCTCCGACGGGACCAGCACCGTCGCCGAGCGCGTCGAGCAGGCACGCGACCGCGACCTCCCCGTCATCGCCATCACAGACCACGACTGCATCGCCGACAGCCTCACCGACCGCGTCACCCACCACGACGACGTCACCGTCATCACCGGCGTGGAGGTCCGGGCCGACCTCGACGGCGAGAAGGTCGAGTTGCTGGGCTACTTCGTCGACCCCGACACCCCCGCCCTCAAGAAAGTCCTCGTGCGGGCACGCGAGTACCGCACCGAGCGCAACCGCACGCTCGCCGCCCGGCTCACAGAACTCACTGACCACCGCTTCGACTACGAGCAACTCGCCGACTCGGCGCCGGGGATGCTCGGTCGCCCGCACTTCGCCCAGCGGCTCATCGCCGAGGGCGTCGTCGACTCCGTCGGGGGGGCCTTCGAGGAGTATCTCGGAGCCGAGGGGAAGGCGTACGTCCCGATGGAGCGGGTGTCCCACGAGCGGATCATCGAAGCGCTCCACGACGCCGGCGGGCTCGTCTCGCTGGCGCACCCCGGCCGGATGAACGGCCTCGACGTCCCGGCGGCGCTCACCCCGCTCACGGAGGCCGGTCTCGACGCCCTCGAGGTCCGGTATCCCTACGGGCCCGACCCCGCACTCACCGTCGACGAGGCGGCCAACCTGGCCGACGAGCACGGCCTGCTCCACACGGGTGGGTCGGACTGTCACGGGCCCGGGTCCGGGAAGTTCCGGATCGGGGACGTGCGGCTCCCGCGCGCGGAGCTGGAGGCGCTCGTCGAGGCTGCCGGTGTCGAACTCCACTGA
- a CDS encoding TRAM domain-containing protein, whose translation MEISDRLLCLFSGHVEEREDSYVVEVPERELDVGALSEGGTYRVALLSDGSSPDPSTADTATGPGGDRHEPEPPVDEGDRREVEIDAIGDQGDGITRVERGFVVVVPETDQGERVTIEITDVRQNVAFADVVERHDHFG comes from the coding sequence ATGGAGATTTCCGACCGACTGCTCTGTCTGTTCTCCGGTCACGTAGAGGAACGAGAGGATTCGTACGTCGTCGAGGTCCCCGAGCGGGAACTCGACGTGGGAGCGCTCAGCGAGGGGGGCACCTACCGGGTGGCGCTTCTGTCAGACGGCTCGTCTCCCGACCCGTCAACGGCGGACACCGCTACCGGTCCGGGCGGGGACCGCCACGAACCGGAGCCGCCTGTCGACGAGGGCGACCGACGGGAGGTCGAGATCGACGCCATCGGCGACCAGGGTGACGGCATCACTCGCGTCGAGCGCGGCTTCGTCGTCGTCGTTCCCGAGACCGACCAGGGCGAGCGCGTGACCATCGAGATCACCGACGTCCGACAGAACGTCGCCTTCGCCGACGTCGTCGAACGGCACGACCACTTCGGGTAG
- a CDS encoding VOC family protein has translation MSRSMLRIDHATLAASSLDRLEDAFAAVGLPTEYGGMHSNGVTEMSLLGFPDGSYVECISTAEPDVESPLWDAHIRNDGGPCAWAVRAGDLPAEATRLRDAGIAVDGPEPMARERPDGVELAWELAMLGEGEPGATLPFLIADETPREWRVSPTPAAAESELTGIERVVLGVPDADRVAEQFRRAFPDLPEPVREAGEPFEATLVRFPGAPPVLAEPAAGSGLADRLERFGPSPCGLLLGTTDVEQSAERFGLDARVSWEGREVGWPTGPEGPLSEVGIVEATANSR, from the coding sequence GTGAGCAGGAGCATGCTTCGGATCGACCACGCGACCCTGGCGGCGAGTTCGCTCGACCGGCTCGAGGACGCCTTCGCCGCGGTCGGCTTGCCGACGGAGTACGGCGGGATGCACTCGAACGGCGTCACGGAGATGTCCCTGCTTGGCTTCCCGGACGGGTCGTACGTCGAGTGCATCTCGACCGCCGAGCCGGACGTCGAGTCGCCGCTGTGGGACGCGCACATCCGCAACGACGGCGGCCCCTGCGCGTGGGCGGTCCGGGCCGGAGACCTCCCAGCGGAGGCAACCCGGCTCCGCGACGCCGGCATCGCTGTCGACGGACCCGAACCGATGGCCCGCGAGCGCCCCGACGGGGTCGAGCTGGCGTGGGAACTCGCGATGCTGGGCGAGGGCGAGCCGGGGGCGACGCTGCCGTTTCTCATCGCCGACGAGACGCCCCGGGAGTGGCGCGTCTCGCCGACCCCTGCGGCGGCCGAGAGCGAACTGACCGGCATCGAGCGGGTCGTCCTCGGCGTCCCCGACGCCGACCGCGTGGCCGAGCAGTTCCGCCGGGCGTTTCCCGACCTGCCCGAGCCGGTCCGGGAGGCAGGCGAACCGTTCGAGGCGACGCTGGTCCGGTTCCCCGGCGCTCCACCGGTCCTGGCCGAGCCGGCGGCGGGGTCGGGGCTCGCCGACCGGCTCGAGCGGTTCGGCCCCTCGCCCTGTGGCCTGCTGCTCGGGACGACGGACGTCGAGCAGTCGGCCGAGCGGTTCGGACTCGACGCCCGGGTCTCGTGGGAGGGCCGTGAGGTCGGATGGCCGACCGGGCCAGAGGGGCCGCTCTCGGAAGTCGGCATCGTCGAGGCCACAGCAAACTCGCGGTAG
- a CDS encoding NUDIX domain-containing protein: MDVQDAHIPEPDFATCLRHMPQPCVDLVVAYDGGVLLARRQNEPAKGRLFWPGGRLYKGERLDDAPRRIAREELGLEVRVAERLGVSEHFWEETSVAGVESRHTIPVVYRVVPEPADQPVELDAQHGEYEVLREPREDLHEYVREYLDRFELLQ, from the coding sequence ATGGACGTTCAGGACGCTCACATCCCCGAACCGGACTTCGCCACCTGTCTCCGGCACATGCCACAACCGTGTGTCGACCTCGTCGTGGCGTACGACGGCGGCGTACTGCTGGCCCGCCGGCAGAACGAGCCCGCGAAGGGTCGGCTCTTCTGGCCCGGCGGCCGCCTCTACAAGGGCGAACGGCTCGACGACGCTCCCCGGCGAATCGCCCGCGAGGAACTCGGTCTCGAGGTTCGCGTCGCCGAGCGACTCGGCGTGAGCGAGCACTTCTGGGAGGAGACGTCGGTCGCGGGGGTCGAGAGCCGACACACGATCCCGGTCGTCTACCGGGTGGTCCCAGAGCCTGCCGACCAGCCGGTCGAACTCGACGCTCAGCACGGCGAGTACGAGGTCCTCCGGGAGCCACGCGAGGACCTCCACGAGTACGTCCGCGAGTACCTCGACCGCTTCGAGTTGCTTCAGTAA
- the trmY gene encoding tRNA (pseudouridine(54)-N(1))-methyltransferase TrmY, translating into MRQFVYVGHEAPATVDFSLDDLTGAGRMDLLARSITAALLLSHDIRADTRVHLVLGETFTVTFDGATLQGLNPDERSTAARVRAALAEREEAIGQIPVEVSPGVSLVRRGFEGTVEAASANGTVVHLQTDGEPAPAVAPPADPVFVLSDHREFTEEERELLEAVADHRISLGPHPLHADHATVLAHSWVDTEGFDTDRY; encoded by the coding sequence ATGCGACAGTTCGTCTACGTCGGCCACGAGGCACCCGCCACGGTGGACTTTTCGCTCGACGACCTCACCGGCGCGGGCCGCATGGACCTGCTCGCGCGGTCCATAACTGCGGCGCTGTTGCTCTCTCACGACATCCGGGCAGACACCCGCGTTCACCTGGTGCTGGGCGAGACGTTCACCGTCACCTTCGACGGCGCGACCCTCCAGGGGCTCAATCCCGACGAGCGCTCGACGGCCGCGCGGGTCCGGGCGGCGCTGGCCGAGCGCGAGGAAGCGATCGGACAGATCCCCGTCGAAGTGTCGCCGGGCGTCTCGCTGGTCCGCCGGGGATTCGAGGGAACCGTCGAGGCCGCGAGCGCGAACGGGACCGTCGTCCACCTCCAGACGGACGGCGAGCCCGCCCCTGCGGTGGCGCCGCCGGCGGACCCCGTGTTCGTCCTCTCGGACCACCGCGAGTTCACCGAGGAAGAGCGAGAGCTCCTCGAGGCCGTCGCCGACCACCGTATCAGCCTCGGGCCACACCCGCTACACGCCGACCACGCGACCGTGCTGGCACACAGCTGGGTCGACACCGAGGGGTTCGACACCGACCGTTACTGA
- a CDS encoding Zn-ribbon domain-containing OB-fold protein, which translates to MTADRPLPDRDATVDAQFWAAASEGRLLVQECPDCENRQFFPREWCHFCGSEAVEWVESEGSGHVHTYTVIRRATELPAFAEDVPYVVAYVELDEGVRVCSNVVGCAPAAVEIGLPVEVAFDRVTEDLALPKFRPSEEE; encoded by the coding sequence GTGACGGCCGACCGCCCGCTCCCCGACCGCGACGCTACAGTCGACGCTCAGTTCTGGGCGGCGGCGAGCGAGGGGCGGCTGCTCGTCCAGGAGTGTCCCGACTGCGAGAACCGGCAGTTCTTCCCGCGGGAGTGGTGTCACTTCTGTGGCTCCGAGGCCGTCGAGTGGGTCGAGAGCGAGGGGTCCGGTCACGTCCACACCTACACCGTGATCCGGCGCGCGACGGAACTCCCGGCGTTCGCCGAGGACGTTCCGTACGTCGTGGCGTACGTCGAACTCGACGAGGGGGTGCGGGTCTGTTCGAACGTGGTCGGCTGTGCGCCGGCGGCGGTCGAAATCGGCCTGCCCGTCGAGGTGGCCTTCGACCGCGTCACCGAGGACCTCGCGCTCCCGAAGTTCCGGCCCTCCGAGGAGGAGTGA